A genomic stretch from Desulfolutivibrio sulfodismutans DSM 3696 includes:
- a CDS encoding YkgJ family cysteine cluster protein: MSENSAFTCRLCGHCCQGEGGIVLAEADIVRLCDHLRLSREELLARAVTTVCGKHRIKSRPDGYCLFFQEGTGCGVHPARPDICRAWPFFRGNLIDAISWEMAQDFCPGIAPDVPHAEFARQGLAYLREQGICRCSGPCDPAAAGSEGKCADKRREADTPEALVMNDTDADAMAKPAGTAPHAA, encoded by the coding sequence ATGTCTGAAAATTCGGCCTTCACCTGCCGCCTGTGCGGCCATTGCTGCCAGGGCGAAGGGGGCATCGTGCTTGCCGAGGCCGACATCGTCCGGCTGTGCGACCACCTTCGCCTCTCGCGCGAGGAGTTGTTGGCCCGGGCCGTCACGACGGTCTGCGGCAAACATCGGATCAAAAGCCGTCCCGACGGCTATTGCCTGTTTTTTCAGGAAGGGACGGGATGCGGCGTGCATCCGGCCCGGCCCGACATCTGCCGGGCCTGGCCCTTTTTCCGGGGCAACCTGATCGACGCCATCAGTTGGGAGATGGCCCAGGACTTCTGTCCCGGCATCGCCCCGGACGTGCCCCATGCGGAATTCGCCCGCCAAGGCCTGGCCTATCTGCGAGAACAGGGCATCTGCCGCTGCTCGGGGCCGTGCGACCCGGCCGCCGCAGGATCGGAAGGAAAATGCGCCGACAAACGCCGCGAGGCCGACACCCCCGAGGCCCTGGTCATGAACGATACGGATGCCGACGCCATGGCGAAACCTGCGGGAACCGCCCCCCATGCGGCTTGA
- a CDS encoding CoA-binding protein, whose translation MLENDSALRALLRQCRSVAVVGAKDRPGSPVDGVGRYLLQAGLTLYPVHPVRKTVWGLAAYPSLADVPGPIDIVDLFRAPEHCPAHAREVAALAVSPKIFWMQSGIASPEARAILAGRPITVVEDRCLMVEHQRLLA comes from the coding sequence ATGCTGGAAAATGACAGCGCCCTGCGCGCCCTTCTGCGGCAATGCCGCAGCGTGGCCGTGGTCGGGGCCAAGGACCGGCCCGGTTCCCCGGTGGACGGCGTGGGCCGGTATCTGCTCCAGGCCGGGCTGACGCTCTATCCCGTGCATCCCGTGCGGAAAACCGTCTGGGGGCTTGCCGCCTATCCGTCCCTGGCCGACGTTCCCGGCCCAATCGACATCGTGGACCTGTTCCGGGCCCCGGAGCACTGCCCGGCCCATGCCCGGGAGGTCGCGGCCCTGGCGGTTTCGCCCAAAATCTTCTGGATGCAGTCGGGGATCGCCAGCCCCGAGGCCCGGGCCATCCTGGCCGGACGGCCGATCACCGTGGTTGAGGATCGCTGCCTCATGGTTGAACACCAAAGACTTCTGGCGTAA
- a CDS encoding TlpA family protein disulfide reductase codes for MDENTSMIPSLSRYDDWRHAVAHFRAVAATLVFYGLAWAILVAAPPASAGPPSIVTPVPLRDLDTLIAQTERGVLVAMASWCGPCKAELPHLVKLHKHYHGQGLALYGVSVDFAGAQAMQPMVNRFGVEFPVYWVGEAGVERYGLNPIPMLVFIQNGRVVDRLQGAHSEEELRTIFDNFLTPREP; via the coding sequence ATGGACGAAAACACGTCCATGATTCCATCCCTGTCTCGTTACGACGACTGGCGCCACGCCGTGGCCCATTTCCGGGCCGTGGCGGCGACGCTTGTCTTCTACGGCCTTGCGTGGGCCATCCTCGTCGCCGCCCCGCCTGCCTCTGCCGGGCCGCCGTCCATCGTGACCCCTGTACCCTTACGCGACCTGGACACGCTCATCGCCCAGACGGAACGCGGCGTACTGGTGGCCATGGCCTCCTGGTGCGGCCCGTGCAAAGCGGAATTGCCCCATTTGGTCAAGCTCCACAAACACTACCACGGCCAGGGTCTGGCGCTGTACGGGGTGAGCGTGGATTTTGCCGGGGCGCAGGCCATGCAGCCCATGGTGAACAGGTTCGGCGTGGAATTTCCGGTCTACTGGGTCGGGGAGGCCGGTGTTGAGCGCTACGGCTTAAACCCCATCCCCATGCTGGTATTTATTCAAAACGGGCGGGTGGTGGATCGGCTGCAAGGGGCGCACAGCGAAGAGGAACTGCGAACCATCTTTGACAATTTCCTGACCCCGCGAGAGCCGTAG
- a CDS encoding acyltransferase family protein has translation MNTARQTSWALGPALDPIDGDVSKRIDVLRLILIALVVIGHGYRVLSALVPDQSPGMRIVMDIFNNNVTHAAIPLFFGISGYLFMRKFDLSMDAYVSMCRKKLFSILVPYILFNLIWVLWLYFVGSIEMFGSKTFLLQEGIVTKLLGIGTVPVNYPLWFLRDLLIVFILSPILLVFYKEAPLIGVVTFFSLWVLLAPETSYSLIGNMFAFYAGGLVSRYNVNLRDSGPLDKYVFPGFLASTVILIFHAELGMKHDIYMLLFKCNMLFGVVFFWCLSRYSFMKNSKFLHIGATYSFFIYLTHEPTLSWFQTNILSVYQPHGSLSQIVYFFGSGIATMLLLGSIGAILSRIIPGTYAVATGARRRR, from the coding sequence TTGAACACGGCACGACAGACTTCCTGGGCCCTCGGACCGGCCCTCGATCCCATTGACGGGGACGTTTCCAAACGCATCGACGTGTTGCGCCTGATCCTCATCGCCCTGGTCGTCATCGGGCATGGCTACCGCGTCCTCTCCGCCCTGGTTCCCGACCAAAGTCCAGGCATGCGCATAGTCATGGACATCTTCAACAACAACGTCACCCATGCCGCCATACCGCTGTTTTTCGGCATCTCCGGCTATCTGTTTATGCGGAAGTTCGATCTTTCCATGGACGCCTATGTCTCCATGTGTCGCAAAAAACTCTTTTCCATACTGGTTCCCTACATCCTTTTCAATCTGATCTGGGTCTTGTGGCTGTATTTTGTGGGCAGCATCGAGATGTTCGGCTCCAAGACCTTTTTATTGCAAGAGGGGATTGTCACCAAGCTGTTGGGGATCGGCACGGTTCCGGTCAACTATCCCCTCTGGTTTTTGCGGGATCTCTTGATCGTGTTCATCCTAAGTCCCATTCTGCTGGTTTTTTACAAGGAAGCCCCCCTGATTGGGGTGGTCACCTTTTTTTCCCTGTGGGTGCTCCTGGCGCCGGAGACCTCCTATTCGCTTATTGGGAATATGTTTGCGTTCTACGCCGGTGGGCTCGTGTCCCGGTATAACGTCAACCTGCGTGATTCCGGCCCCCTGGACAAATATGTCTTCCCGGGATTTCTGGCATCAACGGTGATTCTCATTTTTCATGCGGAACTCGGCATGAAGCATGATATCTATATGCTGCTTTTTAAATGCAACATGCTTTTCGGGGTGGTCTTTTTTTGGTGCCTTTCCAGGTATTCCTTTATGAAGAACAGCAAGTTCCTGCATATCGGGGCTACCTACAGTTTTTTCATTTATCTGACGCACGAGCCGACCCTCTCCTGGTTTCAGACGAATATCCTGTCCGTCTACCAGCCGCACGGCAGCCTATCCCAAATCGTCTATTTTTTTGGGTCCGGCATCGCGACCATGCTGCTGCTGGGAAGCATCGGGGCCATTCTGTCCCGCATCATACCCGGGACGTATGCCGTGGCCACGGGAGCCCGGAGGCGGCGCTGA
- a CDS encoding response regulator — protein sequence MLTSVASSEQCCIRNLRILVVEDDPNHRKLARQVLEDNGHEVLSADDGEEALALLLIHDFDVVILDMRMPGMDGREFIRRVRTCGREFADIPIIVMTGYGISQHRELFQRYHIRDYLDKPYDCDNLLDRVGNYQARA from the coding sequence ATGTTGACCTCTGTGGCGAGTTCCGAACAATGCTGTATCCGGAATCTTCGCATTCTCGTGGTGGAGGATGATCCCAACCACCGCAAGCTGGCCCGTCAGGTTTTGGAGGACAATGGGCATGAGGTGCTTTCCGCCGATGACGGCGAGGAGGCCTTGGCCCTTTTGCTCATCCACGACTTCGACGTGGTGATCTTGGATATGCGCATGCCCGGCATGGACGGGCGGGAATTCATCCGCCGGGTTCGCACCTGTGGCCGGGAATTTGCCGACATCCCCATCATCGTCATGACCGGTTACGGCATCAGCCAGCACCGGGAGCTTTTTCAGCGCTACCACATCCGCGACTATCTGGACAAACCCTACGACTGCGACAATCTCCTGGACCGGGTGGGAAATTACCAGGCCCGGGCCTGA
- a CDS encoding MauE/DoxX family redox-associated membrane protein — protein sequence MSAFDRQYLCRLHAWLALAFRLYIGGLFIYASIYKINYPAEFAETIASYQVVPYFLVNITAVVLPWIELITGTLLLAGIRPRAATAILGGLLVLFTLAIAWVLFQGVPIGCGCFHTIEDPISWKTLVRDLGWLAMTAYIFAYDRLFHLEEQFMMKIKEL from the coding sequence ATGAGCGCATTTGACAGACAATACCTGTGCCGCCTGCATGCCTGGCTGGCCCTGGCCTTCCGGCTCTACATCGGAGGCCTGTTCATCTATGCCAGCATCTACAAGATCAATTATCCCGCCGAGTTTGCCGAAACCATCGCCTCCTACCAGGTGGTGCCCTATTTCCTGGTCAATATCACGGCCGTGGTTCTGCCCTGGATCGAGCTCATTACCGGAACCCTGCTCCTGGCCGGGATTCGGCCCCGGGCCGCCACGGCCATCCTGGGCGGACTGCTGGTCCTTTTTACCCTGGCCATCGCCTGGGTGCTTTTCCAAGGCGTGCCCATCGGATGCGGCTGCTTTCACACCATTGAGGATCCCATCTCCTGGAAGACCCTGGTCCGGGATCTGGGCTGGCTGGCCATGACCGCGTACATCTTCGCCTATGACCGGCTTTTTCACCTCGAAGAACAGTTCATGATGAAAATCAAGGAATTGTAA
- the mqnC gene encoding cyclic dehypoxanthinyl futalosine synthase, producing the protein MPHSAPPSASQAASGRLDASAAVRLWEEADVFTLGRMADDMRRRLHPGTVVTYIVDRNINYTNICACGCRFCAFFTAPGQPGGYVLSREELAAKVRETVELGGYQILLQGGMHPDLDLSFYTGMLAFLKTSFPQVAIHGFSPPEIVYWAKKEKKSIAWIIDELKAAGLDSIPGGGAEILVDAVRSKVSPNKCPASEWLEVMATAHGLGLRTTATMMFGMGETIEDRIEHLEKIRVLQDATGGFTAFIPWTFQPANTNLPAPELSSWEYLRFLALSRLFLDNIPNIQASWVTQGPKIGQLALFWGANDFGSTMIEENVVAAAGVSFRLPEDELRRLVHTAGFTPMRRNMDYSPRD; encoded by the coding sequence ATGCCACACTCCGCGCCCCCATCCGCTTCCCAGGCCGCGTCCGGCCGCCTGGACGCGTCGGCCGCCGTCCGCCTCTGGGAGGAGGCCGACGTCTTCACCCTGGGCCGCATGGCCGACGACATGCGCCGACGCCTGCACCCGGGAACCGTCGTCACCTACATCGTGGACCGCAACATCAATTATACCAACATCTGCGCCTGCGGCTGCCGGTTCTGCGCCTTTTTCACGGCCCCGGGCCAGCCCGGCGGCTACGTGCTTTCCCGGGAGGAACTGGCGGCCAAGGTCCGCGAGACCGTGGAGCTTGGCGGCTACCAGATTCTCCTGCAGGGCGGCATGCATCCTGACCTGGATCTGTCGTTTTATACCGGCATGCTGGCCTTCCTGAAGACGTCCTTTCCCCAGGTGGCCATCCATGGCTTCTCGCCTCCGGAGATCGTCTATTGGGCCAAAAAAGAAAAGAAATCCATAGCCTGGATCATCGACGAACTCAAGGCGGCCGGGCTCGATTCCATACCCGGCGGCGGCGCGGAGATTTTGGTCGACGCCGTGCGGTCCAAGGTTTCGCCCAACAAGTGTCCGGCCAGCGAATGGCTGGAGGTCATGGCCACGGCCCACGGCCTGGGGCTGCGCACCACGGCCACCATGATGTTCGGCATGGGCGAGACCATCGAAGACCGTATCGAGCACCTGGAAAAAATCCGCGTCCTCCAGGATGCGACCGGCGGATTCACGGCGTTTATTCCCTGGACCTTCCAACCCGCCAACACCAATCTGCCCGCCCCGGAGCTGTCCTCCTGGGAATATCTCCGTTTCCTGGCCCTAAGCCGCCTTTTCCTGGACAACATCCCGAACATCCAGGCCTCCTGGGTCACCCAGGGCCCCAAAATCGGCCAGTTGGCCCTTTTTTGGGGGGCCAACGACTTCGGTTCCACCATGATCGAGGAAAATGTGGTGGCTGCCGCCGGGGTCAGCTTCCGGTTGCCCGAGGACGAGCTGCGGCGGCTGGTGCATACGGCAGGATTCACCCCTATGCGCCGCAACATGGACTACAGCCCCCGGGATTAG
- a CDS encoding SufB/SufD family protein, whose product MKDINLDAFTFSGMNRGEIPDLTSLDAADKTEMLMSGVDVSGKGRSGTYLQIDHGKVHCRASQPGVEILDIKEALAKYDGLPDYFWTQVDKDKDEYTRAAAENLHGGYFIRTEKGAKIADPVQSCLFLKSDMVGQNVHNVVIVEEDSELHIITGCSVAHGSKGAAHLGISEFFVKKNAKLTFTMIHNWAETTVVRPRTGGIVEEGGVFLNNYVLLKPVHDLQSYPAITLAGRGAVARFNSVIVAPTGSKVDSGSKILLNAPDTRGEIISRTIASGGTIIARGYIGGHSVPARGHLECKGLILGGGIIHAIPELLGARDGVELSHEAAVGKIAQEEIEYLMARGMDEEEATSTIVRGFLNVDIMGLPAELKEVIDRTIQETEKDMF is encoded by the coding sequence ATGAAAGACATCAATCTCGACGCCTTCACCTTCAGCGGCATGAACCGGGGGGAGATTCCCGATCTGACCTCCCTGGACGCCGCCGACAAGACCGAGATGCTCATGTCCGGCGTGGATGTGAGCGGCAAGGGCCGCAGCGGCACCTACCTCCAGATCGACCACGGCAAGGTGCATTGCCGGGCCTCCCAGCCCGGGGTGGAGATCCTGGACATCAAGGAGGCCCTGGCCAAGTACGACGGCCTGCCGGACTACTTCTGGACCCAGGTGGACAAGGACAAGGACGAATACACCCGGGCCGCAGCCGAGAACCTGCACGGCGGCTATTTCATCCGCACCGAGAAAGGGGCCAAGATCGCCGATCCGGTCCAGTCCTGTCTGTTCCTCAAAAGCGACATGGTGGGCCAAAACGTCCACAACGTGGTCATCGTGGAGGAGGACTCGGAACTGCACATCATCACCGGCTGTTCCGTGGCCCACGGCTCCAAGGGCGCGGCGCACCTGGGCATCTCCGAATTTTTCGTGAAAAAAAACGCCAAGCTGACCTTCACCATGATCCACAACTGGGCCGAGACCACGGTGGTCAGGCCGCGCACCGGCGGCATTGTGGAAGAGGGCGGCGTTTTTCTCAACAACTACGTGCTGTTAAAGCCTGTTCACGATCTGCAAAGCTACCCCGCCATCACCCTGGCCGGACGCGGGGCCGTGGCCCGCTTCAACTCGGTCATCGTGGCCCCGACGGGCTCCAAGGTGGATTCGGGCAGCAAGATCCTCTTAAACGCCCCCGATACCCGGGGCGAGATCATCTCCCGGACCATCGCCTCCGGCGGGACCATCATCGCCCGGGGCTACATCGGCGGGCACAGCGTCCCGGCCCGGGGCCATCTGGAGTGCAAGGGGCTGATCCTGGGCGGCGGGATCATCCACGCCATTCCCGAGCTTTTGGGCGCACGCGACGGCGTGGAGTTGTCCCACGAGGCCGCCGTGGGCAAGATCGCCCAGGAGGAAATCGAATACCTCATGGCCCGGGGCATGGACGAGGAGGAGGCCACCTCCACCATCGTGCGGGGATTCCTCAATGTGGACATCATGGGCCTGCCTGCGGAACTCAAGGAGGTCATCGACCGGACCATCCAGGAGACCGAGAAGGACATGTTCTAG
- a CDS encoding ABC transporter ATP-binding protein has protein sequence MLIIEDLHVKIGEREVLKGINLEIADNETFILFGPNGSGKTTLLMTLMGFGNYEITKGRILFRDQDITHAAIYDRAKLGIGMSFQRPPTIHGLKTRHLVSMCGQGREVPVEDLARRVNMETFLDRDINSGFSGGEIKRSELLQLMAQQPHLLLFDEPESGVDLENMKLIGTTVRELLTGAAAPQPDKSMKELKELKARRRTSGLIITHTGYILEYINADRGQVLYDGHLCCEANPRDILDHISKYGYQECVRCLK, from the coding sequence ATGCTCATCATCGAAGACCTGCACGTGAAGATCGGCGAACGCGAGGTGCTCAAGGGCATCAACCTGGAAATCGCCGACAACGAGACCTTCATTTTGTTCGGCCCCAACGGGTCCGGAAAAACCACCCTGCTCATGACGCTCATGGGCTTTGGCAACTACGAGATCACCAAGGGGCGCATCCTGTTTCGCGACCAGGACATCACCCACGCCGCCATTTATGACCGGGCCAAGCTGGGCATCGGCATGTCCTTCCAGCGGCCGCCCACCATCCACGGCTTGAAAACCCGCCATCTGGTGTCCATGTGCGGCCAGGGCCGCGAGGTTCCGGTGGAGGATCTGGCCCGGCGGGTGAACATGGAGACCTTCCTGGACCGGGACATCAATTCCGGGTTCTCCGGCGGCGAGATCAAGCGTTCGGAGCTGTTGCAGCTTATGGCCCAACAGCCGCACCTGCTGCTCTTCGACGAGCCGGAATCGGGCGTGGATCTGGAGAACATGAAGCTCATCGGCACCACCGTGCGCGAGCTTTTGACCGGCGCGGCCGCTCCCCAGCCGGACAAAAGCATGAAGGAGCTCAAGGAACTCAAGGCCCGCCGCCGCACCTCGGGGTTGATCATCACCCATACCGGCTACATCCTGGAATACATCAACGCCGACCGGGGCCAGGTGCTCTACGACGGCCACCTGTGCTGCGAGGCCAATCCCCGGGACATCCTGGACCACATCAGCAAGTACGGCTACCAGGAATGCGTGCGCTGCCTGAAATAA
- a CDS encoding M24 family metallopeptidase: MFEALERLPVSEMAMRHAACRQRLAEVAPEAGGLAVFSRMGIYYLTGTWGNGVLWLPQSGEPVFLCRKGLERARLESPLGTMLPYKSYSELPGLLAEAGSPLSPVVAAEMSGLTWALSDLLRARVKDVRFVPGDAALARAMAVKSDWELGKMRLCGARHDKALQELLPTMLHPGMTEREAAHKAWEAFFSLGHMGHMRMNAHGEEIFLGHVAAGDSGNYPSVFNGPVGLRGEHPALALMGCAGQVWRRGEPLTMDIGFVLEGYHTDKTQVYWAGPASGIPEEVRKAHDFCIEVQARLAESLRPGAVPSELYAMAMDMSRTAGMQEGFMGLGGNKVNFLGHGIGLAIDGWPVIAKGFDEPLCEGMTLALEPKHGIPGVGMVGVENTFEVTASGGVCLTGTRYDMLCVE; the protein is encoded by the coding sequence ATGTTTGAGGCTTTGGAACGGTTGCCGGTTTCGGAAATGGCCATGCGGCATGCGGCCTGCCGACAGCGCCTGGCCGAGGTCGCGCCCGAGGCCGGGGGCCTTGCGGTGTTTTCGCGCATGGGGATTTACTATCTGACGGGAACCTGGGGCAACGGCGTGTTGTGGCTGCCGCAGTCGGGCGAGCCGGTATTTTTATGCCGCAAAGGCCTTGAACGCGCCCGGCTCGAGTCGCCTTTGGGGACCATGCTGCCGTATAAGTCCTATTCGGAACTGCCGGGGCTTCTGGCCGAGGCCGGAAGCCCGCTTTCCCCGGTCGTGGCCGCCGAGATGTCGGGGCTGACCTGGGCGCTTTCGGATCTTTTGCGGGCGCGCGTGAAAGACGTGCGTTTCGTGCCCGGGGATGCGGCCCTGGCCAGGGCCATGGCCGTCAAATCCGACTGGGAGCTTGGCAAGATGCGCCTGTGCGGGGCGCGGCACGACAAGGCCCTGCAGGAGCTTCTGCCGACCATGCTGCATCCGGGCATGACCGAGCGGGAGGCCGCCCACAAGGCCTGGGAGGCCTTTTTTTCCCTGGGGCACATGGGGCACATGCGCATGAACGCCCACGGCGAGGAGATTTTTTTGGGGCATGTGGCGGCCGGGGATTCGGGCAACTATCCAAGCGTCTTCAACGGCCCGGTGGGGCTTCGCGGCGAACACCCGGCCCTGGCGCTCATGGGGTGCGCGGGGCAGGTCTGGAGGCGCGGGGAGCCGCTGACCATGGACATCGGGTTCGTGCTCGAAGGCTACCATACGGACAAGACCCAGGTGTACTGGGCGGGACCGGCCTCGGGCATCCCGGAGGAGGTCCGAAAGGCGCACGATTTCTGCATCGAGGTCCAGGCCCGTTTGGCCGAGAGCCTGCGACCCGGCGCCGTCCCGTCGGAACTGTACGCCATGGCCATGGACATGTCCCGCACGGCGGGCATGCAGGAGGGGTTCATGGGCCTTGGCGGCAACAAGGTGAACTTCCTGGGGCATGGCATCGGGCTGGCCATTGACGGCTGGCCGGTGATCGCCAAGGGCTTCGACGAGCCGCTGTGCGAGGGCATGACCCTGGCGCTGGAGCCCAAGCACGGCATCCCCGGGGTGGGCATGGTGGGGGTGGAGAACACCTTCGAGGTCACGGCGTCCGGCGGCGTATGCCTGACGGGGACGCGCTACGACATGCTGTGCGTGGAGTAG
- a CDS encoding J domain-containing protein, which translates to MRLDEGYRILGVSPRADIEEIKSAYRRQAFALHPDLNPDDPSAKRRFQKLNEAYLLVKHAHQERPETSPPPPGGDGPQARGQRFDPGPESRPGGATGPSPGYQKHRGQEAYRRAAGSSGAQTGFYFRREEVLQDLLKDPFARQVFQDIYRQVRSAGRGVTPLGKKELTFKWGERAFSLDLTKGLWGNIKSWFFSQLDDEQTVTVPGASLMPGARIRVGIRHGVFTQKPITVEVTLPGDYLPGRPLRLRGMGRRFGPWKGDLYLRIVSK; encoded by the coding sequence ATGCGGCTTGACGAAGGCTACCGCATCCTGGGGGTAAGCCCCCGGGCGGATATCGAGGAGATCAAGTCCGCCTACCGCAGGCAGGCCTTTGCCCTGCATCCGGACTTAAACCCCGACGACCCTTCCGCCAAACGCAGGTTCCAAAAGCTCAACGAGGCCTATCTCCTGGTCAAGCACGCCCACCAGGAGCGCCCCGAAACCTCCCCCCCGCCGCCGGGCGGCGACGGTCCCCAGGCCAGGGGACAACGCTTCGATCCCGGCCCCGAGTCGCGTCCGGGCGGGGCCACGGGCCCAAGCCCCGGCTACCAGAAACACCGGGGCCAGGAGGCCTACCGCCGGGCGGCCGGAAGTTCCGGCGCCCAGACCGGATTCTATTTTCGACGCGAGGAGGTGCTGCAAGACCTGCTCAAGGATCCCTTCGCCCGCCAGGTGTTCCAGGACATCTACCGCCAAGTGCGCAGCGCCGGGCGGGGCGTGACCCCGCTTGGGAAAAAGGAGTTGACCTTCAAGTGGGGGGAACGGGCCTTTTCCCTGGACCTGACCAAGGGGCTGTGGGGCAACATCAAGTCCTGGTTTTTTTCGCAGCTCGACGATGAGCAGACCGTGACCGTGCCCGGGGCCAGCCTCATGCCCGGCGCACGCATCCGGGTGGGCATCCGCCACGGCGTCTTCACCCAAAAACCCATCACCGTGGAGGTGACCCTGCCCGGCGACTACCTCCCGGGTCGTCCCCTGCGGCTTCGCGGCATGGGCCGCCGCTTCGGCCCCTGGAAAGGGGATCTGTATCTGCGCATCGTCTCAAAATAG
- a CDS encoding LapA family protein: MRVLKVLLLILFFFFCMIFFVQNTAILSTPLLLKMDVFSLSFTSPEVPFYVVLLLAFVVGGIFSLCYFVLEKMRMAGVIKTQAARIASLEKELAASKSYSGLSTGTASSYSASTYETTSTPGSESSDSMSGGMSGSDASAETPDASDASDDAGYARDKAEEK, translated from the coding sequence ATGCGTGTTCTGAAGGTGCTTTTGCTGATTCTCTTTTTCTTTTTCTGCATGATCTTTTTCGTGCAGAACACGGCCATCCTGTCCACGCCGCTTTTACTCAAGATGGATGTCTTCTCCCTGTCGTTCACCTCGCCCGAGGTTCCGTTCTACGTGGTGCTGCTGCTGGCCTTCGTGGTGGGCGGGATATTTAGCCTGTGCTATTTCGTGCTGGAAAAGATGCGCATGGCCGGGGTGATCAAGACCCAGGCCGCCCGCATCGCCTCCCTGGAGAAAGAGCTGGCGGCCTCCAAGAGCTATTCCGGGTTGTCCACGGGAACCGCTTCTTCGTATTCTGCCTCGACCTACGAGACGACCTCGACCCCGGGTTCGGAATCCAGCGACTCCATGTCCGGCGGGATGTCCGGCTCCGACGCGTCCGCTGAGACGCCCGATGCGTCCGATGCGTCCGATGACGCGGGGTACGCCAGGGACAAGGCGGAAGAGAAGTAG
- a CDS encoding HIT family protein: MQYILGPKADDCVFCIPTDTGQDRQRLILARGPHTFVIMNKFPYNSGHLMVTPYRHTSCLTELTPEEMFEVSNGLAFCTAAMKKAFNPQGINIGLNIGEAAGSGIAAHLHFQMVPRWNGDSSFMAVFSETRVVPELLLSTYDRIKPLFADYPQRGDAAC, from the coding sequence ATGCAGTACATTCTCGGCCCCAAGGCCGACGACTGCGTTTTCTGCATTCCCACGGACACGGGCCAGGACAGGCAGCGCCTGATTCTGGCCCGGGGACCGCACACCTTCGTGATCATGAACAAATTCCCCTACAACAGCGGGCATCTCATGGTCACTCCCTACCGGCACACCAGTTGCCTGACGGAACTGACCCCGGAGGAGATGTTCGAGGTGTCGAATGGGTTGGCCTTTTGCACGGCGGCTATGAAAAAGGCCTTCAATCCCCAGGGCATAAATATCGGCTTGAACATCGGCGAGGCCGCCGGGTCGGGCATCGCGGCCCATCTGCATTTCCAGATGGTGCCCCGCTGGAACGGGGATTCGTCGTTCATGGCGGTTTTCAGCGAAACCCGGGTGGTGCCGGAACTGCTTTTGTCCACCTATGACCGGATCAAACCCCTGTTTGCGGACTATCCCCAACGCGGCGATGCGGCCTGCTGA
- a CDS encoding DMT family transporter, producing the protein MPKNASLPALAALTLATILWAGSFIAMKLAMGAFAPLLVVFGRMALAAAVFLPLLPRMGGFAHVRRDIKPILFMALCEPCLYFIFEANALRFTQVSQAGMVTSMLPLMVAAAAALVLKERLTRRTLFGLILAVSGVLVLSAMGTTTESAPAPALGNFLEFLAMCCAVGYIITLKKLSARHKPLFLTAVQSFVGTIFFTPTLFFIPLPQHFPLIPTLAVVFLGLGVTFVAYGLYNYGVSQIPAAKASVFINLIPVFTLLFSWLVLGERLTPVQYAAAGIVLAGVFLTTSVGERAKPS; encoded by the coding sequence ATGCCAAAAAACGCCTCGCTGCCAGCCCTTGCGGCCCTGACCCTGGCCACCATCCTGTGGGCCGGGTCGTTTATCGCCATGAAACTGGCCATGGGCGCTTTTGCGCCCCTGCTCGTAGTCTTCGGGCGCATGGCCCTGGCGGCGGCGGTCTTTTTACCGCTTCTGCCGCGCATGGGCGGATTCGCCCATGTCCGCCGGGACATAAAGCCCATCCTTTTTATGGCCCTGTGCGAACCCTGCCTCTACTTCATCTTCGAGGCCAACGCCCTGCGCTTCACCCAGGTTTCCCAGGCAGGCATGGTCACCTCCATGCTGCCGCTCATGGTGGCCGCCGCAGCCGCCCTCGTGCTCAAGGAACGCCTCACCCGGCGCACCCTTTTCGGCCTGATCCTGGCCGTCTCCGGGGTTTTGGTCTTAAGCGCCATGGGGACCACCACCGAATCGGCCCCGGCCCCGGCTCTGGGCAATTTCCTGGAATTTTTGGCCATGTGCTGCGCCGTGGGCTACATCATCACCTTAAAAAAGCTTTCCGCGCGTCACAAGCCGCTTTTTCTCACGGCCGTGCAATCCTTTGTGGGCACGATTTTTTTCACCCCGACGCTCTTTTTCATCCCCCTGCCCCAGCACTTCCCGCTGATTCCCACCCTGGCCGTGGTCTTTCTGGGGCTTGGGGTCACCTTCGTGGCCTACGGACTCTACAATTACGGCGTCAGCCAGATACCGGCGGCCAAGGCCTCGGTATTTATAAACCTCATCCCCGTGTTCACCCTGCTTTTTTCCTGGCTGGTCCTTGGCGAACGCCTGACCCCCGTCCAGTACGCCGCCGCTGGCATCGTGCTGGCCGGGGTTTTTCTGACCACGTCGGTCGGGGAGAGGGCGAAGCCGTCCTAA